One genomic region from Candidatus Dormiibacterota bacterium encodes:
- a CDS encoding carboxypeptidase regulatory-like domain-containing protein has product MEYSKQLRIAIVALLFTLSACGGGSQVAGSNGLTPAAPRSLTPKDTLGGIPTSSIGILLTDAPPRIGNLSPSAINIGIDSVAVISGGVKTTLASYPTPYVVNVLAAQTDPSSIGIGSVFNGFYQQLQFVVDVKSSGVVANNVTYPLDFLTNAETQSTVGAGSTTQTTSVSPGTVAMTITAPFTVGDNPAEDVIADFNALESIAQQSDGSLVVRPTLFAVPTVEAGKIAGTVLSPSGTPVYGATVVAFDSNGNVANTVDTDTDGTFTMHTIIGGTYHVIVFNNYTTASGQQLSASGQSSTEWMVNGPTVNVTAGATTQAGTIQD; this is encoded by the coding sequence GTGGAATATTCAAAGCAACTTCGTATCGCTATCGTCGCTCTACTCTTTACGCTGTCGGCGTGCGGTGGCGGTTCGCAAGTCGCCGGCTCGAACGGCCTTACGCCCGCCGCACCGCGTTCGCTCACGCCCAAGGATACGCTGGGCGGCATCCCAACGTCGTCGATTGGAATTCTGTTGACCGACGCGCCGCCGCGCATCGGGAACTTGTCGCCCTCGGCGATCAACATCGGCATCGATAGCGTCGCGGTGATCTCGGGCGGGGTGAAGACGACCCTAGCCTCCTACCCGACGCCGTACGTGGTGAACGTGTTGGCGGCGCAAACCGATCCGTCCTCAATTGGGATCGGCAGCGTGTTCAACGGGTTCTACCAACAACTGCAGTTCGTCGTCGACGTGAAATCCAGCGGCGTGGTCGCAAACAACGTCACGTACCCGCTCGACTTCCTCACCAATGCCGAAACGCAGAGTACGGTCGGCGCGGGAAGCACGACGCAGACGACGTCGGTATCGCCCGGTACGGTGGCGATGACCATTACGGCGCCGTTCACGGTTGGCGACAATCCCGCCGAAGACGTGATCGCCGATTTCAACGCGCTCGAATCAATCGCGCAGCAGAGCGACGGGTCGCTCGTGGTTCGTCCGACGCTCTTTGCGGTGCCGACCGTCGAGGCCGGCAAGATTGCCGGAACCGTGCTCAGCCCATCGGGAACGCCCGTGTACGGCGCCACGGTGGTAGCGTTTGACTCGAATGGCAACGTCGCCAATACGGTCGATACCGACACCGACGGCACCTTTACGATGCACACCATCATCGGCGGCACGTATCACGTGATCGTCTTCAACAACTACACGACCGCAAGCGGACAGCAATTGTCTGCAAGCGGCCAGAGCTCAACGGAGTGGATGGTGAACGGTCCGACGGTCAACGTCACCGCCGGAGCAACAACGCAAGCCGGAACGATCCAGGACTAA
- a CDS encoding zinc-dependent metalloprotease: protein MIRRSLRAFLALAFASCFAAPAMAQAAAGAAHAAAGSAPKPYADFVKGAAVESGLIPIIKKDGKTYLSLSTSQLGKDFIETSVPSSGLGGFGPAQGEPYVAPARIIHFDRVDDTVVLRWPNTYTITKPNTPESTGVAASLPKSVIAVVPIVAENADTVVIPAAPFLGDVADLAASFNQLAHNMPAHGYRLDPARSFFSKAKAFPLNDVLHVDQTWQSLDPNAIDNAPDPRSVEVNMTYNLIAAPNDGYVPRVADPRVGYFSQPLIDFASDRELQRTVNYITRWNFGKRTSAAPVQAANPIVFYLSNDIPFQYRDTVKKALLTWNDAFKPVGILNAVEVRQQPNDPSWDPEDLRHNMIRWIDTSSPQFGAEALLITDPRTGEELNIGVNFDAIEGLGGRTYKFIVAPARGVPDTAAGEHAYVENFIRSIILHESGHDLGLQHNFIGSMAYTAKDLQSKSFTNAHGVASSVMEYSPLNIWPKGTPQGDYDQLVLGPYDYYAVHYGYGYIPASDTPAQERATLKQWASKWSDPSYRFASDEDADGFASGHSVDPRVVTFDLTNKPLAWCGTQMTLMHSIMNRVAQRFPSRGRAFDEARMAFMAPMVTYLRCAAMPAHTIGGEYLSRSDAGDPGATAPLTPVSLAAERAAWNMLDNGLFADAPWRFNRDVLDRLTYSEYSSLSTQGTWAYDPTPRHDVPVVAIVGAAQNAALNELFSPLRLARIDDLGTKYAPGKTMTLADLFDWARNGIFGSISSGHAAADGPVRRNLQVAFAKRLADMWTAPKPGTPADAQALARLQLVDLRHAAAVALQRGHVDELTQAHLAQLQAIAQQALDAKATIAAPAAVAPGIP from the coding sequence ATGATTCGACGTTCCTTACGAGCGTTTCTCGCCCTTGCGTTTGCTTCATGCTTCGCTGCGCCCGCAATGGCGCAGGCGGCGGCCGGTGCGGCGCACGCTGCCGCGGGAAGCGCGCCAAAGCCGTATGCCGATTTCGTCAAAGGCGCGGCTGTTGAGAGCGGATTGATTCCGATCATTAAAAAAGACGGCAAGACTTATTTGAGCCTGAGCACCTCGCAGCTCGGCAAAGATTTCATCGAGACATCCGTGCCGTCGAGCGGCCTTGGCGGCTTCGGGCCGGCGCAGGGCGAGCCGTACGTTGCGCCCGCCCGCATCATCCACTTCGATCGCGTCGACGATACCGTGGTGTTGCGTTGGCCCAACACGTATACGATCACCAAACCCAATACGCCAGAGTCCACCGGCGTCGCGGCGTCGCTCCCGAAATCGGTGATCGCGGTGGTTCCGATCGTCGCAGAGAACGCCGATACCGTCGTCATCCCGGCGGCGCCGTTTCTCGGCGACGTCGCCGATTTGGCCGCGTCGTTCAACCAACTCGCCCATAACATGCCGGCGCACGGCTATCGCCTCGACCCGGCCCGTTCGTTCTTTTCAAAAGCGAAGGCCTTCCCGCTCAACGACGTGTTGCACGTCGATCAGACGTGGCAGTCCCTCGATCCGAACGCGATCGATAACGCGCCCGATCCTCGCAGCGTCGAAGTTAACATGACGTACAACCTAATCGCCGCCCCAAACGACGGATACGTTCCGCGCGTCGCGGATCCGCGAGTTGGGTATTTCTCGCAGCCGCTGATCGATTTTGCGAGCGATCGCGAATTGCAGCGTACCGTGAATTACATCACGCGCTGGAACTTTGGAAAACGCACCTCGGCGGCTCCGGTCCAGGCGGCGAACCCGATCGTCTTTTATCTCAGTAACGATATTCCGTTCCAATATCGCGATACGGTGAAGAAGGCGCTGCTCACCTGGAACGATGCCTTCAAACCGGTGGGCATCTTGAATGCGGTTGAAGTGCGTCAGCAACCCAACGATCCAAGCTGGGATCCGGAGGATCTGCGCCATAACATGATTCGCTGGATCGATACGAGTTCGCCTCAGTTTGGAGCGGAAGCGCTCTTGATCACCGATCCTCGTACCGGCGAAGAACTCAACATCGGCGTCAATTTCGATGCCATCGAGGGCCTCGGCGGACGCACCTACAAGTTCATCGTCGCGCCCGCGCGCGGCGTTCCCGATACCGCGGCGGGCGAGCACGCGTACGTCGAAAATTTCATTCGTTCGATCATCCTGCACGAATCCGGCCACGACCTCGGGCTGCAGCACAACTTCATCGGTTCGATGGCCTATACGGCGAAGGATCTCCAAAGCAAGTCCTTCACCAACGCGCACGGCGTCGCGAGCTCCGTGATGGAGTATAGCCCGCTGAACATTTGGCCGAAGGGAACGCCGCAGGGCGATTACGATCAACTGGTTCTCGGGCCGTACGACTACTATGCCGTGCACTACGGTTACGGCTACATCCCGGCCTCGGACACGCCCGCTCAGGAGCGAGCGACGCTCAAGCAATGGGCCTCGAAATGGTCCGACCCATCCTATCGCTTCGCGAGCGACGAGGATGCAGACGGCTTCGCCTCCGGCCACTCGGTCGATCCGCGCGTGGTAACCTTCGATCTCACGAATAAGCCGCTAGCGTGGTGCGGGACCCAGATGACGCTGATGCATTCGATCATGAACCGCGTCGCGCAGCGTTTTCCCAGCCGCGGGCGTGCCTTCGACGAAGCGCGCATGGCGTTCATGGCACCGATGGTTACCTACCTGCGCTGCGCGGCGATGCCGGCCCATACCATCGGCGGCGAGTACCTCTCGCGGTCCGACGCGGGCGATCCCGGCGCAACCGCGCCGCTCACGCCGGTTTCGCTGGCTGCCGAGCGCGCAGCCTGGAACATGCTCGATAACGGGCTCTTCGCGGATGCGCCGTGGCGCTTCAACCGCGACGTCCTCGACCGCCTGACCTATTCGGAGTACAGCTCGCTTTCCACCCAGGGCACGTGGGCCTACGACCCCACCCCGCGGCATGACGTGCCGGTGGTGGCGATCGTAGGTGCCGCGCAGAATGCGGCCCTCAACGAACTGTTCTCGCCCTTGCGGCTGGCGCGCATCGACGATCTCGGGACGAAATATGCCCCGGGCAAGACGATGACGCTCGCCGATCTCTTCGACTGGGCGCGCAACGGCATCTTCGGGAGCATCTCGAGCGGCCACGCCGCAGCCGATGGCCCCGTGCGCCGCAATCTGCAGGTGGCCTTCGCAAAGCGGCTTGCGGATATGTGGACCGCTCCGAAGCCGGGCACCCCGGCCGATGCGCAGGCCCTCGCGCGTCTGCAACTGGTAGACCTGCGCCACGCTGCCGCCGTCGCGTTGCAGCGCGGACATGTGGACGAACTCACCCAAGCGCATCTCGCGCAATTGCAGGCGATCGCCCAGCAAGCACTCGATGCGAAAGCGACGATCGCCGCACCGGCGGCCGTTGCTCCCGGTATTCCATAA
- a CDS encoding MerR family transcriptional regulator, with product MSSEMNLNEEPLYRAKAFAALAGVTVRALHLYDRIGLLPPAQRTAAGYRLYGAAELERLEHIVALRFVGFGLDRIQELLAGRTLPLLEALQLQRRMMAQQQRHLGIAITAIDRAQRAFESGAAADRWETLRTVIEVLKMQQDWSWTERYYTDEDRAKLAKMCESTPREIVESGERDWAALIADVEEAARSGESPSSQRGRDLAGRWKTLVGAFTQGDPGIARGLNRMWTDTEHHPEGFKRPWSDEADRFIKAAMG from the coding sequence GTGAGTTCCGAAATGAATCTCAACGAAGAACCGCTCTACCGCGCAAAAGCCTTTGCCGCACTCGCGGGGGTAACCGTGCGCGCGCTGCATCTGTACGATCGCATCGGGCTGCTGCCGCCGGCGCAACGAACGGCGGCCGGCTATCGGCTCTATGGGGCGGCAGAGCTCGAACGCCTCGAACATATCGTCGCGCTTCGCTTCGTCGGTTTCGGACTCGATCGCATCCAGGAGCTTCTCGCCGGACGCACGCTGCCATTGCTCGAGGCGCTGCAACTGCAACGCCGGATGATGGCGCAGCAGCAACGACACCTCGGCATCGCCATCACCGCTATCGATCGTGCGCAACGCGCGTTCGAGAGCGGCGCGGCGGCCGACCGTTGGGAGACGCTCCGCACCGTTATCGAGGTACTTAAAATGCAACAGGACTGGAGCTGGACCGAACGTTACTATACCGATGAGGATCGCGCCAAACTCGCCAAGATGTGCGAAAGCACGCCACGCGAAATCGTCGAAAGCGGCGAGCGCGATTGGGCCGCGCTCATCGCCGACGTGGAAGAAGCCGCACGCAGCGGCGAGAGCCCGTCCTCTCAACGTGGACGGGACCTGGCGGGGCGCTGGAAGACGCTCGTAGGGGCCTTTACCCAAGGCGATCCGGGCATCGCTCGCGGCCTCAACCGCATGTGGACCGACACCGAGCATCACCCCGAGGGCTTCAAACGCCCGTGGAGCGACGAAGCGGACCGCTTCATCAAAGCCGCCATGGGTTAG